DNA from Quercus lobata isolate SW786 chromosome 1, ValleyOak3.0 Primary Assembly, whole genome shotgun sequence:
CCACACTTTTTCGACTAGAACTTTTTCTCTAACATTTTTGGGTCTTGGTTTGATCTGGgttagagatagagagaggctGAGATCAGTTTGATACGGGTTAGAGAGATGCTAAGATCAGTTGCTGGCAGCAGTATGGCTAGCAGCGGTGCAATGCAAGACCAGTGAAGGCGGAGCTTGAAAGCTTCGGTTATTTTGGATCAATGAAATCAAGGTCTAGAAACCACCGTGGAGTGGTGGTGGGTGATGAAGCCCAGACATATTGGGTCAGGTTTTTGCTAGATCTATCCCCTTTGAACAGATAAAGATCTATCCCCTTTCTGTCTCTTTAATCTAAATGGAGATTCGGTCTCTCCCTCATGAGCATTGCCATGACAGCCACCATAACAACAAAGCCAAACCCAATGACATCTCGGACTCTCACTCTCTTCGATCTACAGGGTAGGATTGGGTTTTTgctatttggtttttatttgggtttgcTTTGTTGGGTCTGTTAATTTGGATGAAGGTGTGTAAGGTCTTTGTGTTTGTTGAAAGACTTTGTGATTTGAATCTTTGAAGGTCTTTGTGTTTGTAATGAGAATGTGAAAGAATCGACTAAGTAATTGATGAATGTCTTTGTGTTTTCATACATATCTAATTGGGTTTGTGCTCGTGTGTTGTGTTCTTATGTTTGATTTTCTGAGTTTGTGCTTgaaattttctaggtttttgttcttatctGTCCTTCCTcaagatttttggtttttatttctgttttttcctttttttttttccatttagttaaaattcataaattaattttttgtttttaaaagatgacatgacattttttaatgccaaataacattttttattattattttaatggtcacGTCAGCTTTTAGTGTGCCAACAGTGTACTCCGTTTGCCACTTGTGCAATTTCCGTGTCTGATGTAACAACAGGGACAAAAACGAGACGCATTTTCcaagatagggactaaaagtggtgaaaaaaaagttagggaccaaacaGTGTACTCCGTTTGCCACTTGTGCAATTTCCGTGTCTGATGTAATGACAGGGACAAAAACGAGACACATTTTCCAGGATAAGGATtaaaaatggtgaaaaaaaagttagggaccaaagtgagaaTCGCATGAAAATGTAGTTTTCgccataataaaaatgtaaccatcaaaaattatttattatagatttaAGCCACCAAGGCCAAACcattttaatctctctctctctctctctctctctctctctctctctctctctctatatatatatatatatatatattctttttaatattttctcatACATTTTATCATGGTATTAaagttaaggttttttttttttttacatagtATCAGACTCATTTCTCACCAATTCTTACGTCGTATCTAAGTTATTTAGAAGCAAGCTTCTTTAGCctccatcaaaatatatatatatatatatatatatctttaatcGTCAGATCTAggttccttttttcttttttctatttattttccctctttttccATAGGTAAATGCCGATACCAACATTTTCCCAATAAAATTAGCTCATGGATGACATCTTAATTATTTATCTTGAGCTTCCACATAGCATGCAGAGATCTAGAGCTACATGGTACCAGCTGAAAAACTAAGTTGTAAACAACCAAGAAACCATCTGTCAGGGATAACTCTTACCTAGGATTTGGCTGTCAATTCGTACTTATattgtttttaatatatactGTCATCGTTACAAAAATGGCCAAAGTTACGTTGGCAAAGAAACGTTGAATGGGAACGTTGGAATTAATCAACCTCTGAGATGATTATgtttcaaaaacaaagaaggcGATCCAGTAAGTGTAAGACCATATCAGAAAATTAagcattgtcataccttgattACTAAggtatcttaaaaaaatttgaagttattttaagaaaaattttacgACTTTTGCGTTTCTGATTAACAATTAATTGAGGATGTATATTTAAATGCGTAAGATACATATGTATAGTAAATGAAGATCTGGGCATCATTGCACACCTTTGATGCGATAATccctccacaagtataagtacttgtgaaGTGTGAGGGTAAAGGCCGGAGTTTAAGTCTCCAGTGTGGTTTTACCTAAATGAGTGAAATGGTTAACTTCACTTTCATATTGAATATTATGAATGAGTAATTTggaaacaatttttaaaaaaattaattaattgaaactTGACGCCAATTAGACTATAAttagaagattttttttgataggtagttAGAAGTTAAATTAGATTCCGGTTgtgcttttattttaatgtatttctAGGTTATAACTCATGCTTACTCACAAAAATATTCAAGAGTAGTGATGATGAGGTGGTTTTACATAAGTGACTGGGGTAGTTATCTCACTTTTGAGCCAAGTATTATGAATGGATCAACTGgcaccaaaattttaatttaaaaaaagaaaaaaaaaagaaagataccttgcacaaaattagacaacaattaaaagttaattttaattttaattttgatttggttcgactttaatatattatatactgGAATTATACCCATACTATACATGGcttaagtaaaaaattatatataactaTATTGCATTACATTTTAATAATTCCAGCCATTGAAAGGAGAATATCAAGGAATTAAGAAAAAAGGTGGTGCTAAACTGCTAACTGATAAGTTTCAATATCAGAAACAGACTAGCCAGTACTCTTTCTTTAATACTTGAAAATAATCTTTTAGTGTAAGTTACGAATTGAAACCACTCACACATCTACTTCATTcacttatttaaaaataataaataataatagaaatcaTCCATTGTATTAATTTATGAGTACCCATAATTGCAATCTATCCCCAGAgtaatttaagaaaatatatgcAGTCTAATCAACCTTCGACAAATTGGTGTCATCTTTTTAagatattaatataatatataagcAAAACTATCTCAGGCCTCTTAGCTAAACAGAAAAATATCAATTACATTAAGAGAGTGTTTAGATTGCATTTGCATTTTCACACAGATGcgtttttgctattttttttttttaaccaatgcctattgcactgttcatgagataTGAACAGTGCAAATAGACAAATAAACAATGTAAATAAGCAAATGAACAATGTTTTTGGTGTGAACAGTAAtctgaaaattatttttttattgtttttaatttttagttttcagcaaaataagcggtatccaaacccACACTCAATGTATCTATCCCCTCTAAATCAAATGATaatttataaagttataaaccCCATATGGAATCCTCATTTTCAATTACTAGCCAATCTGATTTTATGACCTTCAACTCCTATCCTTTTAATTGTTTCAAAGAGTAAGAGCTGTGAAGTGGAGAACTGgtatttgaaactttgaaagcggagagagagagagagagagagagagagagtactaaAACTCCTTGCCTTattgaggaagaaaaaaaagaattaataggAAAAGGATtgaaatatttagttttttaatatataatataccTTCATTGTGTagtctttattttattcaaaaagggcaacaaaaggaaaaagtattcaaaaagaaaaataagtggaGGACAGGAAAGGGACAGATAGTTCCTTcattgtaattgtattttatgatttttatcctATAggcaaaaagcactttttaggCGAATTTTAGTACCAGTTTCATTTTAGTTCACAGAaaatctctccttttttttcctttttttttttaatgttgttctCAGAAAATTAATTGTGTCAACTTAATCATTAGTTATGTCAACCTATTGTAATGTTGtctgtagacactcgattttgcacctaTAATTTAATCTTAGAAAATAGCTAGAGTGACaattcatatacccaaaatttagaattgcattacatgcattaattcattcgttgcatattataaaaatgatcTTAAGATTTTAATGATCGTGAGATATGTCCGATTTTCAAATCAAATCGTCAGATtaaaagatatcacatgatcaagttttcacggtctatatgcattttgtttgggtggagTCGAGcacgcatgattaatttaaattaattctgattggttagaaaattaaaattaattaaataattttgtgattagtTGTTGGTTAGTGTTAAAAGTAAGCCTacttgcatgggaataaagtggataatcagataacaaAGAGATTGTGGataatcaagtttttttttggaatatttatctacaagataattatcaCCTTAAAGACctaaatatcaagaaaaatagattaatttttaaaatatggatTAAAAACACGTCTAGGTGCAATTCCCGGCTCAAAAATCCTCAAAAATGGAGTCCAAATTAGACCAAAACTCAAACGCAGACCTGGCACCCAAGAGTGCCATTCAGCACTCTTAGAGTGCCGATTGGCCCAAACTTTCGTCCCGACCCAGGGACATCCTGATTGAGATAAAGCCtatcttttttggatttttagagataaggacaCGTTCTAATTTGTATTTGAtcttatttagctttttttttttttaagcatcccAACCTCaataaataaagggaaaaaaatcagaATTAGGGGTTCTTATTTTCTGACTTTTCTATTCCCCTTACGTTAAAGACGTTCTAGAGGCATTTGCTTTAAgaacttctttttttgtaagcaaagtattttaaatttctaaaatattctttcattagAAGAGGacgctcatgcaagaggtattttgttctctttcttttcttcttctattaattagtatgtttttgtttgatgcatgaatatgtttagtATGTTTTATGATGTCTTGTTCTTAATATATAATTGCCATGCTTAGATATTGTAGATGATtgtttatttcaattctttctttttgactTCAAAATCCGCAATGGCTATTTATGAAGATTCAAAACTTATCtacattttcattaaatacagatttgatattttttttcaaaacccaaaaaagatctgtattttcattaaatacagatctgattttttttcaaaacccaaaactaatCTACGTTTccattaaatacaaatctgatttttttcctaaatacaAAACTagtttgtattttcattaaaaacaagtctgattttttttctgaaaagttttctttgttaaaaaattgcagattttgaaattcaaaaaaagggGTTGAAAGTTAGGTCAaagttttttaatatgtgatgtatgcataataaatttgtctcaTGAATGTGGATCCTCtttcaaaagtattttttatttgtgtccaacaacagatctaattttttacaaataaaatcattttttttactttacacaaattagatctgattttttttcaaaatctcttttttttttttttttaataaaaaacatatctaatttttcttgataattttttttttttttactttacaaaaacagatctgatttttcttgataaaatcttttttttaactctaaaaaaaacaaatttgattttttttttttaacaaaccaaatattttctaactttatacaaaacaaatctgatttttcttgataaaatctttctttttaccctttacaaaaatagatctgtttttttacaaaccaagtcttattattttaatttccaaGACAGATCTAAATTGTCTTTAAAAAGAGGACATATCCATAAGGCaaatttatttaagttaatttttgtaggcaaatttatttaagttaatTTTTGTCAAGTGTTTGTCATGTGCATTATAACATATCATGCAACATCATTCAAAAAGAGTATAttggtcattagagtctagaagactaaACTCTGTCTAGatggaatgggtgcctaacactttctcattctgtaacctagcccccaagtttaggatttttggataggtagattagtgttttgtcttttaattttggtagattgtaactaggaccaaagttttgtattcttttgcatagattgtaactaggaaccaaagccttgtaaggttaatttaccaaaattgtatttttctttattcaatcaatgacattcaaagtattttgaacttataatttgtatttattttttattatttttttgtataaaaaattagtGGCAACTCCACAATACTTActcaaaaagagaggtgcccttaaAAGCACCccaatctcttttttgaggggCCCTAATTTTCTGGCCTCTCACATTATCCTATAGTAGTTTTTTAGTAGAAAATGATGATGCATCATTTTAAGTggctcaattaaaaaaaaattgtgtagcCGGCCTAAAAAATTGCGCGAAATactatatccacaatattttcacaacaaattctaagtgggaGTTTATTAcaaagttgttattggtgggaaaaaaaaagtaatatcaatggtaggtttcaaattagaaccaataattaGTTACtatctataatttgttgtgaaaatattgtgaacatagaACTTCTCAAAAAAGACATATCAATAGCTTAAGTGGCAAAAAAATGACCACTGCAGCATCTCTCCATTGTCTATTCTTCTTTTGATCAAATCCCTCTCTCTAACTATAACAATCCAATGAAAGCACTTGCCAAATATGCACTAATACCCCAAAAGGACTAGTCAAGTTGTAATTAAGGTTCCTCATAAGTACTCATAAACTTAAGATCTACTTAGTAAACACCCAATGTGAGACTTAGCACATGTCCACACAACACATTCCAAACAATCCAATCCAATCAAATACACACAATTTAAGATATCACAATCTCCCTTACTTAAATTTTTGATGTATATATCTGGGCCCACATTCTGTTGATGCCCCTGAGTCAAATAGCATTACCAAGTTTACTCCAATACCATTTTTAACAATACAGGGAAAATGCTAGTCACATCTATGTTTGAGTTCCTTGTAATCACTTATAAACTCAAGATACACCTAGTAAACACATGGTGTTAGACTCAGCACACGTTCGTGCAACACACAATCAATGAATCcaatcaaacaacaaaacatCAGTTGCTGGGAAGTTAGTTATGTACTGGAATCTGTGCAAAGGAAGAAGTctctacaagatcaagttcaattgggGATTAGTGTAAAGGTCCAACTGTAGGTTGTTACTTCGGGATAGTCCAgagtagtggtaagattccttgtATCTATAACCGCTTGATTCTTAATTAGttattcttgggagtggtgacctgaaaatcagcCAATGGGGTTTTTTCCTTGTGAAAGGTTTTCCCCATtagtaaacaaatcatcgtgtcaaatttaatttccgttgcattttattttatttggtgatttgtgtGTGCCTCCACAATTTgtatgtaatttgacctaatttaTCAATTTGGGTAATTAAATTAGTTAAACGAGGTTAATATATGATCCAACACCATTGATAAAAACTGGAGAGTCATTCTTGAATAGAGCTTTGCTTATCCTTAAACACACTCTCATGGTATGATCTGGATATTGATCTACTTCTTGGATTTTCACCCTCGTGACATATATGTAACCAAGAAcataaagaattttattttatttgaaaccaCAAAGTTCCTTGCTCACCATCTTGCATTGGTATCCTAGAGATTCCAACGTGTAGCAAACATATCATTTAAAAGAAATCCAGAGGTTTTAGCTAGAGTTGCTGTAATAAAGTCCATGAGTTGTCTACTAAGTTATTGGGGTATGCTTACAATGGTTTTGAAAGTTAATCTACGAGAAGGTATAACCTGCTATGGGTATATGACTATATGAGTCCCCTCTCTCACAGTTGTGTGGGAGCCACCAGCTGTGAGAGAGAGGACTCATATACCCATAACAAGGTATATTTTCCCTTAATCTACAaactcctctttcttttttttctttttttctttttatttttatttttatggattgTCTTGTGTTAGGTAAGGAAgtcaatctctcttcttcttctttttataatcTAATCTGACTCAACTAATTTAAACAGATGAAAGTGTTTTAGTAGAATAGTGACCACATCACTCAACTAGGTAAGAGTGTCATAGTTCACCATGAGCACCATATAATTTCTCTATTCCCTCTAATAATTTTTCCACACCATATAATTTCTCTATTCCCTCTAATAATTTTTCCACTAGAGAAATTCTCTTCTAGTTTTTGACTTTGTTAccataaaagaaaaggattgaAAGGTTTGAAAAAGAAGAGTGGAAAAATGGGGTTGAAGTTTTCTTCCGTTTGATTGGATCAAAGTAGAGGGTGAAAGGAAAGGGGGATGGGTAACATTTTCACCGGACCCACCAAAACCCCTCCCCCAAAATTGGATGAGATGGTTGGGGGAAAAGTTAAGGTGTACTGATCTCACTATTTTACCCCTCTtgttattatcttattttattgttttggttttttttttttaatgtttgttttgATACCTATAACaagattaaaatttataatatagtaATAATATTatgcaaaaatcaaatttcGAGTTTCTAAATAgagtataaaataagaaatcaCTGAATAGGCATGATAAACTAAAATGGTACCAGTTTCAACTAAACTTACAACAAGTCAtaacaaatatgaaatatgcttgtgaaaattcatttgttaattaaatcataaaaaataaaaaaagaagaggattcTTATACATAGTGAGGACATAATAATAAACTGATGCAAAGTACATTatgttttatttcatttttcttcgcAATCAAACAAATAATGTATATAAACATTTTTCATCCTATTACTTAACTATCCCTTTGATCAAACACATACTATGAAAATCTAATATCCTTTTCATTCTCTCCTTTTGCCATCATTCTTTTATCTTCCATCATATCCTTACCATAAATAAGTTAAATGGTAGTATATATATTCACATAAACGTGTGTAGTCTAATTCTACCATGACCAAAGTTTGAGGCTATTTGTCCTTTGGctgaaaatttatattatattgtagAACTTCCAGGAAGTTACAGATCATAAATCTAGAAGCAGGCCTCGTACTCCAACGAAATCATCATCGCTACCAGCCAGTTTGACAAAGACTGGCGACAAAAATAACAAGCAGTATAGGACTAGAAATAGATCACtatactttctctctctctctctctctctctctctctatttctctgtATTTGATTGCTTCTAACATGGAGTCTGATCAACCAAACCTAGAAAATTCCGAGCAGGTGAACTCAGATGATCACCAAGGTGCAAGCCAAGCAAGATCCTATGATTGTACCTTTTGCAAGAGAGGTTTTTCTAATGCACAAGCTTTAGGAGGGCACATGAATATccacagaaaagaaaaggctgTGCTCAAGCGAGTGGTGACTAATAAAAGCCAACCATCCTCGAATTCTACACTACCAAGGAATTCTTCATGGCCTTTGGAAACCAAGCCTAGTAGTGACGAAAGAAACACAAAGAAATTGCCTTGGATGCTAGCTAGTCAACAAGGTGATAGGGATGAAACCCATGTTGGTGATGAATATTATGATCAAGTTCAGCAACTTCCACTGTTTGTGGAAACTTCTtcacaaaaagatcataagCCAGGCAGTCGACTTCATTCGAATATTGAAAAGGATTTGTCAACCACTAGTACTACTCATGCCTCGTCAGGTTCTGGGATAGACCTTGAACTTAGACTTGGGCCAGAGCCTCAGGACCCATCAGCACCAACAGCTACTCAAAAATTCTTCTGTGTTTGAATACAGCACCAAAAGCTACTCAAAAACTCTCCTGAGTTTGAACATATATCATGGTATTGTACTCTCTCACACCTTTATAGAAATTGTTTTttggtaattattttttttcaatcttgttGTAAAGCAGATTTCTCTTACATGGTTATAGTTTGTTCTCATTTTAAACTTCCGTTACCATGAAAAAGTATCTCTTGTAATAGTTATACCAAACAATTATATATGTAACAATTCAGTTATTGAATGTCATGTGATTCAATTTGATacacttttgttaaaattgatccCGCCAATCTCTCACATAATTAGCACATAAATGACTTGATATAGCTGTTACAAAAGATACTTTCTCATGTGTTCACCTATGTAATCTTTGTAGACTTATGGCATATATGGTGGTGAATTACTTGTGAAACATTTATTTAAGTATTTCGTTTGTtttgttcaaattaaatttttacagTTTCATGCTGAATTTTTTGCACTACCAACAAAGAAACCAAATTACTTGATATATCAATTCTGAACTTTCAGAACAAGGAGAAACGCAGGTGAAGCAACAAAATTAACCTGAATGTACAGTTGAAATTAGGGtttaaatgttttcttttttttaataatcaaattagGGTTTAAATGGGACGTTTCTGAAGACATCTAATATAAATCATAAACCCTAAATATCAATTGAAAGTGAAAACCAGGGCTTATAACTCGATTGCTCATAACACAAGAACCAGGATAAGTTGTCTATAGTAGGTACTTCTGATTACCTTCACTATCTGTGaagataataattttcttaatgaCCTGAAGTACTTCCAGAAAAATGGCATATTTGAACACCCAACCAATTGTTGTGGATAAACTGTGGCTCATTAATTACCAATAGCTTTACATGTTTCTTCTAAGTTTCTTCATAATTGTTGACAATTTGACATGACATGTTGTGAGTAATGATCAGTAGAGAATCAATGTCCCTATCTTGAGAActcttttatatgtatatatattattccaCTAGGCAAGAAGTCTTTTCTGTCATTCTAGTGGCATGACTGTAAGGACCATTGCCCCTAAAAGCAAATTCCTGAGAGGAATTTTGGAGACAATTCTAATCTAATATATCTTTGTATGAAGTGACCTCTCTTCTTAATCATGTACACGCACTTGTACCATGGTAGCACTAAATATAACAACAGCACTAAAAACTTTTCTCTCATAGTGTGACTATTAGGAGTCAATAACTTAATAtcatagttttatttttatttgttaaattacACAGGCACTAGATAG
Protein-coding regions in this window:
- the LOC115952107 gene encoding transcriptional regulator TAC1-like, translated to MESDQPNLENSEQVNSDDHQGASQARSYDCTFCKRGFSNAQALGGHMNIHRKEKAVLKRVVTNKSQPSSNSTLPRNSSWPLETKPSSDERNTKKLPWMLASQQGDRDETHVGDEYYDQVQQLPLFVETSSQKDHKPGSRLHSNIEKDLSTTSTTHASSGSGIDLELRLGPEPQDPSAPTATQKFFCV